A genome region from Acidobacteriota bacterium includes the following:
- a CDS encoding M14 family metallopeptidase: MKKAFALACLLSFNALLIQAMPKIQDDKLKSRAELTNYEETSRYEDVMRVIGELQKRTPNLRVESFGKSEEGRDLPLLIFADPPIAQPRDARASGKTVVFVQANIHAGEVEGKEAMLHLSRRLAFGDLKTLLNSLVILIAPIYNADGNEKIAPTNRTAQNGPIGGVGTRENAKSFDLNRDYMKLETPEANALVGLFNRWDPHLIVDLHTTNGSYHGYHLTYSPMLNPNADARLIAFERNKMLPAITRTLLRQHKFRTYYYGNFATKERLNRELDNFEIQRAGREAQPSTQATDTKVWRTFDHRPMFGNNYAGLRNRMTILSEAYSYLDFKGRIAVTEAFVEEIFKYSALHAAEIAALTKRADDDAVRGKLGQQGVAFEIKALDKPVNILVGAVEKKKNPRNGKDMTAMLEDKVTPTPMLDYGLFAATKSAAVPRAYLFRNEAGLQTILAKLLAHGIAVEELTEPLTAEVESFAIEQVNKVGRAFQGHQQITLKGSAKPETLTFPAGAILVRTTQSLAPLAFYLLEAESDNGFVNWNFLDAYLEKGKTYPIYKLMKETPVVSKLK, encoded by the coding sequence ATGAAAAAGGCTTTTGCACTTGCCTGCCTGCTCTCTTTCAACGCTCTGCTCATTCAAGCTATGCCCAAGATTCAAGACGACAAACTGAAATCGCGCGCCGAACTGACCAATTACGAAGAAACCAGCCGCTACGAAGACGTCATGCGCGTCATCGGCGAATTGCAAAAACGCACGCCCAATTTGCGCGTCGAATCCTTCGGCAAATCTGAAGAAGGCCGCGATCTGCCATTGCTGATTTTTGCCGATCCGCCCATCGCGCAACCCCGCGACGCCCGCGCATCCGGCAAGACTGTTGTTTTCGTCCAAGCCAACATCCACGCCGGTGAAGTCGAAGGCAAAGAGGCGATGTTGCATCTGTCGCGCCGCCTTGCCTTCGGCGATTTGAAGACCTTGCTCAACAGCCTGGTCATCCTGATTGCGCCGATTTACAACGCCGACGGTAACGAGAAAATCGCGCCCACTAATCGTACCGCCCAGAATGGTCCCATCGGTGGCGTCGGCACGCGCGAAAACGCCAAAAGCTTTGACCTCAACCGCGATTACATGAAGCTGGAAACGCCCGAAGCCAACGCGCTGGTTGGCCTCTTTAACCGCTGGGACCCGCACTTGATCGTAGACTTGCACACCACGAACGGTTCTTATCACGGTTATCATTTGACCTATTCGCCGATGCTCAACCCGAATGCCGACGCGCGGCTGATTGCGTTTGAGCGCAACAAAATGCTGCCCGCGATCACGCGCACGCTGCTACGGCAGCACAAGTTTCGCACTTACTATTACGGCAACTTTGCGACGAAAGAGCGGCTGAACCGCGAGTTGGACAACTTTGAAATTCAACGCGCGGGCCGTGAGGCGCAACCGTCCACCCAAGCGACCGATACCAAAGTCTGGCGCACCTTCGATCATCGCCCGATGTTCGGTAACAACTACGCGGGGTTGCGCAATCGCATGACGATCCTGTCTGAAGCATACAGCTACCTCGATTTCAAAGGCCGCATCGCCGTGACCGAAGCCTTTGTCGAAGAGATTTTCAAATACTCCGCGTTGCACGCCGCCGAAATCGCCGCGCTGACCAAACGCGCCGACGATGACGCCGTGCGCGGCAAGCTGGGCCAACAGGGTGTCGCCTTTGAAATCAAGGCGCTCGACAAACCCGTCAACATCCTGGTTGGCGCAGTCGAAAAGAAAAAGAATCCGCGCAACGGCAAAGACATGACCGCGATGCTCGAAGACAAAGTCACGCCGACGCCGATGCTCGATTACGGTTTGTTTGCCGCGACCAAAAGCGCCGCCGTCCCGCGCGCCTATCTGTTCCGCAACGAAGCGGGCCTGCAAACCATCCTCGCCAAACTGCTCGCCCACGGCATCGCCGTCGAAGAGCTGACCGAACCGCTGACCGCCGAAGTCGAAAGCTTCGCCATTGAGCAGGTCAACAAAGTGGGCCGCGCCTTCCAGGGCCACCAGCAAATCACGCTGAAAGGCAGCGCGAAGCCGGAAACGCTCACCTTTCCCGCTGGCGCAATTTTGGTGCGGACGACTCAGTCACTGGCTCCACTGGCGTTTTATCTGCTCGAAGCGGAGAGCGACAACGGCTTTGTG
- a CDS encoding DUF2752 domain-containing protein → MNETHSVNSLPFDCVWQAVPARPFSRADQIQYGVVIAIATATLGLARYLHPSARGFGTHEQLGLPACTFLTLTGIPCPSCGLTTSFAYAAHWQWLHSFVAQPFGFLAFCLTALSIPLAFYLLYRRVVWEQLLHARATNRTIYALLVIYLLSWCYKIYVMTS, encoded by the coding sequence ATGAATGAAACGCACTCTGTCAATTCGCTGCCTTTCGATTGCGTGTGGCAGGCCGTGCCCGCGCGCCCGTTCTCACGCGCCGATCAAATCCAGTATGGCGTGGTCATTGCCATCGCCACTGCCACACTTGGTCTTGCGCGCTATCTGCATCCATCCGCACGCGGCTTCGGCACGCACGAACAATTGGGCCTGCCCGCCTGCACGTTTTTGACGCTGACTGGAATTCCCTGTCCGAGTTGCGGCTTGACGACCAGCTTTGCTTACGCGGCGCACTGGCAATGGCTGCATTCCTTTGTCGCGCAACCCTTCGGTTTTCTGGCTTTTTGCCTGACGGCGCTGAGCATTCCGCTGGCGTTCTATTTGCTCTATCGCCGCGTCGTGTGGGAGCAGTTGCTGCACGCGCGCGCAACCAATCGCACCATCTATGCGCTGCTCGTGATTTATCTATTGAGTTGGTGCTACAAAATTTACGTAATGACTTCTTGA
- a CDS encoding zinc-ribbon domain-containing protein, with product MFCPRCGTQNAADARFCRNCAHAFTQTAGQPPPAAPNPWQASAQKPPADLPYPGYQGPSAQPAPLSGYPAAAPNLQQSYASSGQPPGASGRAIASLVLMLAGFFIGCGPFLSIPALILGKQELDAIRAGQAPRAGETLAKFGFYGGIAVTIIYCGIGVLYGVLIGFAGMMSVFHG from the coding sequence ATGTTTTGCCCGCGCTGTGGCACCCAAAACGCCGCCGATGCCCGCTTCTGCCGTAACTGCGCGCACGCTTTCACCCAAACTGCCGGACAGCCGCCGCCCGCCGCACCCAACCCCTGGCAAGCTTCGGCGCAAAAGCCGCCGGCAGATTTGCCTTATCCGGGTTATCAAGGGCCAAGCGCGCAACCAGCGCCGTTATCAGGTTATCCAGCCGCCGCGCCCAACTTGCAGCAAAGTTACGCCAGCAGCGGACAACCGCCAGGGGCGAGCGGGCGCGCGATTGCTTCGTTGGTGCTGATGCTGGCGGGCTTCTTTATTGGCTGCGGCCCGTTTCTGAGCATCCCCGCGCTGATTCTGGGCAAGCAGGAACTCGACGCCATCCGCGCCGGGCAAGCGCCACGGGCAGGTGAGACGCTGGCGAAGTTTGGCTTTTACGGCGGTATCGCGGTGACGATTATTTATTGCGGCATCGGCGTGCTCTATGGCGTGCTGATCGGTTTCGCGGGCATGATGAGCGTCTTTCACGGATGA
- a CDS encoding zinc ribbon domain-containing protein → MFCPQCGAQADQGIKYCKQCGINLRRIQGVMSRGGASMDWNDVWKEEALEEQRSKRKKTPEEKRIDEIKGGVITSSVGLALTIFFSFLFDAVANNVGGPQAEILRSLWAVGLIPLFIGLGFIFNGVYLSKRIVELKREQAEPPQRLAQPLAQPLAQPLAPPQPQPLFGAVDTAKVAQLPAANAQASVTEHTTAHLGEATAVNVRRETN, encoded by the coding sequence ATGTTTTGTCCCCAATGCGGTGCGCAGGCCGATCAAGGCATCAAGTATTGCAAACAGTGCGGCATCAATTTGCGCCGCATTCAGGGCGTGATGTCGCGCGGCGGCGCCAGCATGGACTGGAATGATGTTTGGAAAGAAGAAGCGTTGGAAGAGCAACGCAGCAAACGCAAAAAGACGCCCGAAGAGAAACGCATTGATGAGATCAAAGGCGGCGTTATCACCAGCAGCGTAGGTCTGGCGCTGACCATTTTCTTCAGCTTTTTATTCGATGCCGTGGCTAATAACGTGGGCGGGCCACAAGCCGAAATCCTGCGCAGCCTCTGGGCAGTTGGTTTGATTCCGTTGTTCATCGGGCTGGGATTCATTTTCAATGGCGTTTATCTAAGCAAGCGAATCGTCGAATTGAAACGTGAGCAGGCAGAACCACCCCAACGGTTGGCCCAACCGTTGGCCCAACCGTTGGCCCAACCGCTGGCGCCGCCGCAACCACAGCCATTATTTGGCGCTGTTGATACGGCCAAAGTGGCGCAATTGCCCGCCGCAAATGCACAGGCCAGCGTAACCGAACACACGACCGCGCATTTGGGAGAAGCGACCGCCGTCAATGTGCGGCGCGAAACCAATTGA
- a CDS encoding zinc ribbon domain-containing protein — MFCPKCGLNQGERRFCTVCGTNLAAVSQSLQGALPVNPAPPGITPTGHLPHHQPYLPHPNISYELERQREYAKGMKMLLVGGAFLAYNILKFILSFGHSGLGFFGFVGLLLFAIGLSKVLSWRHLVNTTNHGAYTVPAPQPEFIPTPAPTSNTAQLNQTPKPVFSALPPGTRTDELEPVRRTNNGAVPVSNFAPSVTEDDTRHLPNQQAAQKTNWKME, encoded by the coding sequence ATGTTCTGTCCGAAATGTGGATTGAATCAGGGAGAGCGGCGTTTTTGCACCGTCTGCGGCACCAATCTGGCCGCCGTGTCGCAATCGTTGCAAGGCGCTTTACCTGTGAATCCTGCTCCGCCGGGAATTACGCCCACTGGGCACTTGCCACACCACCAACCTTATTTGCCGCATCCCAACATCTCTTACGAATTGGAGCGGCAACGCGAGTATGCCAAAGGGATGAAGATGTTGCTGGTCGGGGGCGCGTTTTTGGCCTACAACATTCTCAAGTTCATTCTCTCGTTCGGACATTCCGGCCTCGGCTTCTTTGGGTTTGTGGGGCTGTTGCTGTTTGCGATTGGCTTGTCCAAAGTGCTGAGTTGGCGGCATCTGGTGAATACTACCAACCACGGTGCGTATACGGTGCCTGCGCCACAGCCTGAATTCATACCGACGCCTGCGCCCACATCCAATACGGCCCAGCTTAATCAAACTCCTAAACCGGTGTTCTCGGCGCTGCCGCCTGGCACGCGCACAGATGAATTGGAACCCGTGCGGCGGACGAACAATGGGGCTGTGCCGGTCAGCAACTTCGCGCCCAGTGTCACAGAAGATGACACGCGGCATTTGCCCAACCAACAGGCAGCACAAAAGACGAACTGGAAAATGGAGTAA
- a CDS encoding glycosyltransferase yields MRNGTDNISSLYSLDGFDWTIIILYFIILTLLAILGLYRVRMVYQFWRYRNIRPHPQRSFAESELPRITVQLPLFNEMYVVERLVGAVAALDYPRHLLDIQVLDDSTDETVKIAEAVVNEYKARGLDIHYIHRDDRTGFKAGALENGLKSAKGELVAVFDADFVPRPDCLRRMVDYFSDEKVGMAQMRWGHINANFSLLTRIQELMLDGHFVVEQTSRNRTGAFFNFNGTAGMWRKQAIEWSGGWQHDTLTEDTDLSFRAQLMGWKFVYLVDDDVPAELPVEMNAFKAQQRRWAKGLVQVGLKLMPRLLKHPQLTRQQKLELFFRLFGNCAAPLMIALSILHIPVLIARFNQGMFHLLLLDLPLLTLATFSVVSFYGTTILYLHPKEKWRFALIPLAMAMGIGLVFSNTRAVLEALFRIQSSFVRTPKYKVEKSNDNWLNVASKYRRKKGWLPILELSFALYFVVAVWYALRSHIYATVPFLMLFLIGYGYMAGMSLFQGSARRLLNVFRRH; encoded by the coding sequence ATGCGCAATGGGACGGATAACATCAGTTCTCTCTATTCGCTCGATGGCTTTGATTGGACGATCATCATTCTCTATTTCATCATCCTGACGCTGCTGGCGATCCTCGGCCTGTACCGCGTGCGGATGGTTTATCAATTCTGGCGCTACCGAAACATTCGCCCGCATCCCCAGCGCAGTTTTGCCGAAAGCGAGTTGCCGCGCATCACCGTGCAGTTGCCGCTCTTCAACGAAATGTACGTGGTCGAACGGCTGGTCGGGGCCGTCGCCGCCTTGGATTACCCGCGCCACCTGCTAGACATTCAAGTGCTCGACGATTCGACCGACGAGACGGTCAAGATCGCCGAGGCCGTCGTCAACGAATACAAAGCGCGCGGCCTGGACATTCACTACATTCACCGCGACGACCGCACCGGCTTCAAAGCGGGCGCGTTGGAGAATGGCTTGAAAAGCGCAAAGGGTGAATTGGTCGCCGTGTTCGACGCCGATTTCGTGCCCCGGCCCGATTGCTTGCGCCGGATGGTGGATTATTTCAGCGACGAGAAAGTCGGCATGGCGCAGATGCGCTGGGGCCACATCAACGCGAACTTCTCGCTGCTCACGCGCATTCAGGAGTTGATGCTCGACGGTCATTTCGTCGTCGAACAGACCTCGCGCAATCGCACCGGCGCGTTCTTCAACTTCAACGGCACCGCCGGGATGTGGCGCAAACAGGCCATCGAATGGTCGGGCGGCTGGCAGCACGATACGTTGACCGAAGACACCGACCTCAGCTTCCGCGCGCAGTTGATGGGCTGGAAGTTTGTTTATCTGGTTGACGATGACGTGCCGGCGGAATTGCCGGTCGAGATGAACGCCTTCAAAGCGCAGCAGCGCCGTTGGGCCAAGGGCCTGGTGCAAGTCGGGCTGAAGCTGATGCCGCGTTTGTTGAAGCATCCGCAATTGACGCGGCAACAAAAGCTGGAGTTGTTCTTCCGCCTGTTCGGCAATTGCGCCGCGCCGCTGATGATTGCGCTCAGCATTCTGCATATCCCGGTGCTGATCGCGCGGTTCAACCAGGGCATGTTTCATCTGCTGCTGCTCGATCTGCCGCTGCTGACGCTGGCGACGTTTTCAGTAGTGAGTTTTTACGGCACGACGATTCTCTATTTGCATCCGAAAGAGAAGTGGCGGTTTGCGCTAATCCCACTGGCGATGGCGATGGGCATTGGGCTGGTCTTCTCGAATACGCGCGCTGTGCTCGAAGCGTTGTTCCGCATTCAATCCAGCTTCGTGCGCACGCCCAAATATAAGGTCGAAAAGAGCAACGACAACTGGTTGAACGTCGCCAGCAAATACCGGCGCAAGAAAGGCTGGCTGCCCATCTTGGAATTGTCCTTCGCGCTCTATTTCGTCGTGGCCGTTTGGTACGCGCTGCGCAGTCATATCTACGCGACCGTGCCTTTCCTGATGTTGTTTCTGATCGGGTACGGCTACATGGCTGGGATGTCGCTGTTTCAAGGCAGCGCGCGACGGCTGTTGAATGTGTTTCGCCGTCATTGA
- the glmM gene encoding phosphoglucosamine mutase, with translation MGEFFGTDGIRGVAGQFPLDAPTVERIGYSLASELRALHGRAPQLVIGRDTRESGDWIEAAIGRGIAAAGGSVRAAGVITTPGVAYLTRVLNADAGVVISASHNPYQDNGIKVFAPTGRKLDDATEQAIERDLKADAASFPVMPLAIIETEPQLREQYLAFLREEFGASVALHGMKLVVDCANGASSELAPRLFTALGAEVLAINAEPNGRNINLACGSLHPETLQARVKEAGAALGLAFDGDADRLLLVDEHGQLVDGDQMLFIVAEYLHAQDKLAGNRVVATVMSNLGLEVALRARGIELVRTSVGDKYVLEELLTNGGSLGGEQSGHLIFPELSLAGDGMLSALEVLRVIQATGKSLGTLAGGFTRFPQKTINVRVTSKPKLDTVPSIKAAMDAVNQALGDNGRLLVRYSGTENLVRVMVEAADADVVQRHAEAVAAVIQTEIG, from the coding sequence ATGGGTGAATTTTTTGGGACGGATGGAATTCGTGGCGTCGCGGGACAGTTCCCGCTGGACGCGCCAACAGTCGAACGCATCGGGTATTCGCTTGCCAGTGAATTACGCGCGCTACACGGGCGTGCGCCGCAACTCGTGATTGGCCGCGACACGCGCGAATCTGGTGATTGGATCGAAGCCGCCATCGGGCGCGGCATCGCGGCGGCGGGTGGCAGCGTGCGGGCGGCGGGCGTCATCACGACGCCGGGCGTGGCCTATCTGACGCGCGTGCTCAACGCCGACGCCGGCGTCGTCATCTCGGCCTCGCACAATCCTTATCAAGACAACGGGATCAAGGTCTTCGCACCCACGGGCCGCAAGCTGGACGATGCGACCGAACAGGCCATCGAACGCGATTTGAAAGCCGACGCGGCAAGTTTCCCGGTCATGCCGCTCGCGATCATCGAAACCGAACCGCAATTGCGCGAACAGTACTTGGCCTTTCTGCGCGAAGAATTCGGCGCGAGTGTCGCCTTGCACGGCATGAAACTGGTCGTGGATTGCGCCAATGGCGCTTCGTCAGAATTAGCGCCGCGTTTATTCACCGCGCTGGGCGCTGAGGTGCTGGCGATCAACGCCGAACCGAATGGACGCAACATCAATCTCGCTTGCGGCTCGCTCCATCCCGAAACGCTGCAAGCGCGCGTCAAAGAGGCGGGCGCGGCTTTAGGGCTGGCCTTTGATGGCGATGCCGACCGCTTGCTGTTGGTGGATGAACACGGCCAACTGGTGGATGGCGATCAAATGCTGTTTATCGTGGCCGAATATCTGCACGCGCAAGACAAGCTGGCAGGGAACCGCGTCGTCGCGACCGTCATGAGCAATCTGGGATTGGAAGTCGCCCTGCGCGCGCGCGGCATTGAATTGGTGCGTACCAGCGTTGGCGATAAATACGTGCTCGAAGAGTTGCTGACCAACGGCGGCAGCCTCGGCGGCGAACAATCCGGCCATCTGATCTTTCCCGAACTCTCGCTGGCGGGCGACGGCATGCTCAGCGCGCTCGAAGTGCTGCGCGTCATCCAGGCCACCGGCAAATCGCTGGGCACGCTGGCGGGCGGCTTCACGCGCTTCCCGCAAAAGACGATCAACGTGCGCGTCACCAGCAAGCCGAAACTCGACACCGTGCCGTCCATCAAAGCGGCGATGGACGCGGTCAATCAGGCGTTGGGCGATAACGGGCGCTTGCTCGTGCGCTATTCGGGTACCGAAAACCTGGTGCGCGTGATGGTCGAGGCGGCGGATGCAGATGTGGTGCAACGGCACGCTGAAGCCGTTGCTGCCGTGATTCAGACTGAGATTGGTTAG
- a CDS encoding TIGR00159 family protein: protein MHGIWVQLAGFWQAWPIRDVLDILIVAVLIYELLRLVHGTRAVQMVVGLGLVGALYELSNQLGLTTVQMLLRTATFYLGFAVIVLFQHEIRAALTHLGKNIRFPMVRTKKRVNTFGDEWYDEVVLVANTLSSEKIGALMVFERDVGLRSFIEGGIKLDARLTYDLLVTIFNTHTPLHDGAAIISNGRVAAASCFLPLTQNPLVSRELGTRHRAAIGVTEDSDAFAVVVSEETGAISFVMDGKLYRNLDGPKLRRMIQSAMEPWRTEAETAAQEEEERERQRELDEIIASSRGKAGRVQEG from the coding sequence ATGCATGGCATCTGGGTACAATTAGCGGGGTTTTGGCAGGCGTGGCCGATCCGCGACGTGCTGGACATCCTGATTGTGGCCGTGCTGATTTACGAATTGTTACGCCTGGTGCACGGGACGCGCGCGGTGCAAATGGTCGTTGGTTTGGGTTTGGTCGGGGCGCTCTATGAATTGTCCAATCAGCTTGGATTGACGACGGTGCAGATGCTCTTACGCACGGCGACATTCTATTTGGGCTTCGCGGTGATTGTGCTTTTCCAACACGAGATTCGCGCCGCGCTGACTCACTTGGGCAAGAACATTCGCTTCCCGATGGTGCGCACCAAAAAGCGCGTGAACACCTTCGGCGACGAATGGTATGACGAAGTCGTGCTGGTGGCGAATACGCTTTCCTCCGAAAAGATCGGGGCGCTGATGGTGTTTGAGCGGGATGTGGGTTTGCGCTCCTTCATCGAAGGCGGCATCAAACTGGATGCGCGGCTTACTTATGATTTGCTGGTGACGATTTTCAACACTCATACGCCACTGCACGACGGGGCCGCGATTATCAGCAATGGCCGTGTGGCGGCGGCTTCCTGTTTTCTTCCTTTGACGCAAAATCCGTTGGTCTCGCGCGAGTTGGGCACTCGCCATCGAGCGGCCATCGGTGTGACCGAAGACAGCGATGCTTTCGCCGTGGTCGTGTCTGAAGAGACGGGCGCGATTTCGTTCGTGATGGATGGCAAGTTGTACCGCAATCTGGATGGCCCGAAATTGCGCCGCATGATTCAAAGCGCGATGGAACCCTGGCGTACCGAAGCCGAAACCGCCGCCCAGGAAGAAGAAGAGCGTGAACGCCAGCGCGAACTGGACGAGATCATCGCGTCAAGCCGTGGCAAAGCAGGCCGGGTGCAGGAGGGCTAA